In the Caballeronia sp. LZ062 genome, one interval contains:
- the greA gene encoding transcription elongation factor GreA: MSTIPLTKRGAELLRDELQRLKAVERPAVINAIAEARAQGDLSENAEYDAAKEKQGFIEGRIAELESKLAAAQVIDPTTVDADGRVVFGATVELEDLESGDTVTYQIVGDDEADIDHGLISVSSPIARALISKSEGDVASVQAPSGAREYEIIAVRYV; encoded by the coding sequence ATGAGCACGATTCCCTTGACCAAGCGCGGCGCAGAGTTGCTGCGCGACGAATTGCAACGCCTGAAGGCTGTCGAGCGTCCGGCGGTCATCAACGCGATCGCGGAAGCGCGCGCGCAGGGCGATCTGTCTGAGAATGCCGAGTACGATGCGGCGAAGGAGAAGCAGGGCTTCATCGAGGGCCGGATCGCGGAACTCGAATCGAAGCTGGCCGCGGCGCAAGTCATCGATCCGACGACCGTCGATGCCGATGGCCGCGTGGTCTTCGGCGCAACCGTCGAACTGGAAGACCTGGAATCCGGCGATACGGTGACCTACCAGATCGTCGGCGACGACGAAGCGGATATCGACCACGGCCTCATCTCGGTCAGCTCGCCGATTGCCCGCGCGCTGATTTCGAAGTCGGAAGGCGACGTCGCTTCGGTGCAGGCGCCCAGCGGCGCGCGCGAATACGAAATCATCGCTGTCCGTTACGTCTGA
- a CDS encoding DUF4149 domain-containing protein, whose amino-acid sequence MAIAHRIFRLVSMLWVGSLLTLGLVATPVLFSMLDSAVAGSVAAQYFRIEAYVGVVSALVLILIGNRFVKSGIADYKRVRWIVAVMLVCVLAGYFALQPFMSSLRMAAQEAGTDLASSPYARQFGILHGVSSAIYLIECLFGIALVWRLPGSAPAAIVPKNKSAKMAAKRARS is encoded by the coding sequence ATGGCCATCGCGCACCGCATCTTTCGTTTGGTCAGCATGCTGTGGGTCGGTAGCCTGCTGACGCTCGGCCTCGTCGCCACGCCCGTTCTTTTTTCGATGCTGGACTCCGCCGTGGCCGGATCGGTTGCAGCGCAGTACTTTAGGATCGAAGCGTACGTTGGCGTCGTCAGCGCGCTGGTTCTGATTCTGATCGGCAATCGCTTCGTGAAAAGCGGCATCGCGGACTATAAGCGCGTGCGGTGGATCGTCGCGGTTATGTTGGTGTGCGTGCTGGCCGGCTACTTCGCGTTGCAGCCGTTCATGAGTTCGCTGCGCATGGCAGCGCAGGAAGCAGGCACCGATCTCGCCAGTTCGCCGTATGCGCGGCAGTTCGGCATTCTGCACGGCGTATCGAGCGCCATCTATCTGATCGAATGTCTCTTCGGTATCGCGCTCGTGTGGCGCTTGCCGGGCAGTGCGCCTGCCGCCATCGTGCCGAAGAACAAGTCGGCGAAGATGGCGGCCAAGCGGGCGCGAAGCTAA
- a CDS encoding YhbY family RNA-binding protein, whose product MPALELSPAQRSDLRSQAHALKPVVLVGAEGLTDAVLNEIGVHLEAHQLIKIRVFGDDREARIAIYDEICDRLNAAPIQHIGKLLVIWRPEGAAPAKSRNTRTRSTMPPSAAEAVERPAKGRAPRIVKAVKISRDAPAFKKPKKQTLKVLGNERVTAGGNVKRAKKRQTSSKRQHQAAK is encoded by the coding sequence ATGCCAGCTCTCGAACTCTCTCCCGCCCAACGCTCCGACCTGCGCTCCCAGGCCCATGCGCTCAAGCCCGTCGTGCTCGTCGGCGCGGAGGGTTTGACGGATGCCGTGCTAAATGAAATCGGCGTGCACCTCGAAGCGCACCAGCTCATCAAGATTCGCGTGTTCGGCGACGACCGCGAGGCGCGCATCGCCATTTACGACGAAATCTGCGACCGCCTGAATGCAGCGCCGATCCAGCATATCGGCAAGCTGCTCGTCATCTGGCGGCCGGAAGGCGCCGCGCCGGCCAAGAGCCGCAACACGCGCACACGCAGCACCATGCCGCCGAGCGCCGCCGAAGCCGTCGAGCGGCCGGCAAAGGGCCGCGCGCCGCGCATCGTCAAGGCCGTGAAAATTTCCCGCGACGCGCCTGCGTTCAAAAAGCCCAAGAAGCAGACGCTCAAGGTGCTCGGTAACGAGCGCGTGACCGCCGGCGGCAACGTGAAGCGCGCGAAGAAGCGTCAGACGAGCTCCAAGCGTCAGCATCAGGCCGCAAAGTAA
- a CDS encoding RlmE family RNA methyltransferase: MAKNRFNHSWLHDHINDPYVKMAQREGYRARAAYKLKEIDEQDKLIKPGQVIVDLGSTPGSWSQYARNKLAQGSKRDAQREGGIDGTIIALDILPMEPIADVTFIQGDFREDSVLAQLDEIVGERQVDLVISDMAPNLSGVASADAARIEHLCDLALEFAQNHLKPEGALLVKCFHGSGYSQIVEKFKHQFKVVAPRKPKASRDKSSETFILGRRLKNPAAGTA; this comes from the coding sequence ATGGCAAAGAATCGCTTCAATCATTCGTGGTTGCATGACCACATCAACGATCCGTACGTGAAAATGGCGCAGCGCGAGGGCTATCGCGCCCGCGCGGCGTACAAGCTCAAAGAGATCGACGAGCAGGACAAGCTCATCAAGCCGGGGCAGGTCATCGTCGATTTGGGCTCGACGCCCGGAAGCTGGAGCCAGTATGCGCGCAACAAGCTCGCGCAGGGTTCGAAGCGCGACGCGCAGCGCGAGGGCGGCATCGACGGCACGATCATCGCGCTCGATATCCTGCCGATGGAGCCGATCGCGGACGTGACTTTCATTCAGGGGGACTTCCGCGAGGACTCCGTGCTCGCGCAACTGGACGAAATCGTCGGTGAGCGACAAGTGGACCTTGTAATCTCCGACATGGCCCCCAACCTCTCCGGAGTAGCAAGTGCGGATGCGGCGCGGATCGAGCATCTTTGCGACCTGGCGCTGGAATTCGCGCAAAACCACCTGAAACCGGAGGGTGCGCTGCTAGTCAAATGTTTTCACGGCAGCGGTTACAGCCAGATCGTCGAGAAGTTCAAGCACCAGTTCAAAGTGGTGGCGCCGCGCAAGCCCAAGGCGTCTCGGGACAAATCGTCCGAGACTTTCATCCTCGGGCGGCGGCTTAAAAATCCAGCCGCAGGAACCGCTTAA
- the ftsH gene encoding ATP-dependent zinc metalloprotease FtsH, giving the protein MNNNMFSKAAVWLVIALVLFTVFKQFDKPRVQEGVSYSQFMDDAKNGKVKNVTVQGRNLTVTPSDGQKYQIVSPGDIWMVGDLMKYGVQVSGKADDEPNALVSALYYLGPTILIIGFWFYMMRQMQGGGKGGAFSFGKSRARLIDENNNAINFTDVAGCDEAKEEVSELVDFLRDPQKFQKLGGRIPRGVLLVGPPGTGKTLLARAIAGEAKVPFFSISGSDFVEMFVGVGAARVRDMFEQAKKHAPCIVFIDEIDAVGRHRGAGMGGGNDEREQTLNQMLVEMDGFEANSGVIVIAATNRSDVLDKALLRPGRFDRQVYVGLPDIRGREHIMKVHLRKVPIANDVDASVIARGTPGFSGADLANLVNEAALFAARRGKRIVEMQDFEDAKDKIFMGPERKSAVMREEERRNTAYHESGHAVVAKLLPHADPVHKVTIMPRGWALGVTWQLPEHDRVNLYRDKMLEEIAILFGGRAAEEVFLNSMSTGASNDFERATKMARDMVTRYGMSDVLGTMVYVDTEPDGMFGKLASKTVSEATLQKVDAEIRRILDEQYALARKLLEDNREKVEAMTKALLEWETIDADQISDIMAGRPPRPPKNMPPPSGDSPSSGNSGTEVKPGSATAPA; this is encoded by the coding sequence TTGAACAACAATATGTTCTCTAAAGCGGCAGTGTGGCTCGTGATCGCACTGGTGCTGTTTACGGTGTTCAAGCAGTTCGATAAGCCCCGCGTCCAGGAAGGCGTGTCGTATTCGCAGTTCATGGACGACGCGAAGAACGGCAAGGTCAAGAACGTCACGGTTCAGGGGCGCAATCTCACGGTCACTCCGTCGGACGGCCAGAAGTACCAGATCGTGTCGCCCGGCGACATCTGGATGGTCGGCGATCTAATGAAATACGGCGTTCAGGTCAGCGGCAAGGCTGACGATGAACCGAATGCGCTCGTCTCCGCGCTGTACTACCTGGGACCGACGATCCTGATCATCGGCTTCTGGTTCTACATGATGCGGCAGATGCAAGGAGGCGGCAAAGGCGGGGCGTTCTCGTTCGGCAAGTCGCGAGCGCGGCTGATCGACGAAAACAACAACGCGATCAACTTCACGGACGTGGCCGGCTGCGACGAAGCGAAGGAAGAAGTGTCGGAGTTGGTGGACTTCCTGCGCGATCCGCAGAAGTTCCAGAAGCTCGGTGGACGCATTCCGCGCGGCGTGCTGCTGGTCGGCCCTCCGGGTACCGGTAAGACGCTTTTGGCGCGCGCCATCGCCGGTGAAGCAAAGGTACCGTTTTTCAGCATCTCGGGTTCGGACTTCGTGGAAATGTTCGTCGGCGTGGGCGCGGCCCGCGTGCGGGACATGTTCGAGCAAGCCAAGAAGCATGCGCCGTGTATCGTGTTCATCGACGAAATCGACGCGGTCGGCCGTCATCGCGGCGCCGGCATGGGCGGCGGCAACGACGAACGCGAGCAGACGCTGAACCAGATGCTCGTCGAGATGGACGGCTTCGAAGCGAATTCCGGCGTGATCGTGATCGCCGCGACGAACCGTTCGGACGTGCTCGACAAGGCGCTGCTTCGTCCGGGCCGTTTCGACCGCCAGGTGTACGTCGGTCTGCCGGATATCCGTGGTCGCGAACACATCATGAAGGTGCATCTGCGCAAGGTGCCGATTGCGAACGACGTCGACGCTTCGGTTATCGCGCGCGGTACGCCGGGCTTCTCGGGTGCAGACCTCGCGAACCTCGTGAACGAGGCTGCGCTCTTTGCGGCGCGCCGTGGCAAGCGAATCGTCGAAATGCAGGACTTCGAAGACGCGAAGGACAAGATCTTCATGGGTCCGGAGCGCAAGTCGGCCGTCATGCGCGAAGAGGAACGCCGCAACACGGCGTACCACGAGTCGGGCCACGCGGTCGTTGCCAAGCTGTTGCCGCACGCGGATCCGGTTCACAAGGTCACGATCATGCCGCGCGGTTGGGCGCTGGGCGTCACGTGGCAGTTGCCCGAGCATGACCGCGTGAATCTGTATCGCGACAAGATGCTGGAAGAAATCGCGATCCTGTTCGGCGGCCGTGCGGCGGAAGAAGTGTTCCTGAACTCGATGTCGACCGGTGCTTCGAACGACTTCGAGCGCGCGACGAAGATGGCGCGTGACATGGTGACGCGTTACGGCATGTCGGACGTGCTCGGCACGATGGTCTACGTCGACACGGAACCCGACGGCATGTTCGGCAAGCTCGCGTCCAAGACGGTTTCGGAAGCGACGCTGCAAAAGGTCGATGCGGAAATCCGCCGCATCCTCGACGAGCAGTACGCACTCGCGCGCAAGCTGCTCGAAGACAACCGCGAGAAGGTCGAAGCCATGACGAAGGCGCTGCTCGAATGGGAGACCATCGACGCAGACCAGATCAGCGACATCATGGCCGGCCGTCCGCCGCGTCCGCCGAAAAACATGCCGCCGCCGTCGGGCGACTCGCCTTCGAGCGGCAACAGCGGCACAGAAGTAAAGCCGGGCAGCGCAACCGCGCCGGCCTAA
- the folP gene encoding dihydropteroate synthase gives MGILNVTPDSFSDGGRFLSRDAALARAEQMLADGADMIDIGGESTRPGAPPVPLDEELQRVVPIVEALRGVQVPLSVDTYKPAVMRAVLEAGADMINDIWGFRQDGALDAVKDSHCGLCVMHMLGEPRTMQLHEPIYEDVVASVREFFADRLAALTAAGIAANRVTFDPGYGFGKTVGHNYTLLAELAATLPAGTHRALLAGMSRKSMLGAVTGRGAGERVFASIAAAVCAAERGAAIVRVHDVAETVDALKVWQATKQAARHAHI, from the coding sequence ATGGGCATCTTGAACGTCACGCCCGATTCCTTCTCCGATGGCGGCCGTTTCCTTTCCCGCGACGCCGCGCTCGCGCGCGCCGAGCAGATGCTTGCCGATGGCGCCGATATGATCGACATCGGCGGGGAATCGACGCGCCCGGGCGCGCCGCCCGTGCCGCTCGACGAAGAATTGCAACGCGTCGTCCCGATCGTCGAAGCGTTGCGCGGCGTGCAGGTGCCGCTTTCGGTCGATACGTACAAGCCCGCCGTGATGCGCGCCGTGCTCGAAGCCGGCGCGGACATGATCAACGACATTTGGGGTTTCCGTCAGGATGGCGCGCTCGACGCCGTGAAGGACAGCCACTGCGGTCTATGCGTGATGCACATGCTCGGCGAGCCGCGCACGATGCAACTGCACGAACCGATCTACGAAGATGTCGTCGCCTCCGTGCGAGAATTCTTCGCGGACCGGCTCGCCGCGCTGACGGCAGCGGGCATCGCGGCCAATCGCGTCACATTCGATCCCGGCTACGGTTTCGGCAAGACGGTCGGGCATAATTACACACTGCTTGCTGAACTCGCGGCAACGCTGCCGGCCGGCACGCATCGGGCGCTTCTGGCCGGCATGTCGCGCAAGTCGATGCTCGGCGCCGTCACCGGCCGTGGCGCGGGCGAACGCGTCTTTGCGAGCATCGCGGCGGCGGTGTGCGCGGCGGAACGCGGCGCAGCCATCGTTCGTGTACACGACGTCGCCGAAACCGTCGATGCACTGAAAGTTTGGCAAGCCACGAAGCAGGCGGCGCGTCACGCGCATATTTGA
- the glmM gene encoding phosphoglucosamine mutase, producing the protein MARRYFGTDGIRGRVGAAPITPDFVLRLGYAAGKVLAGGDRSPQKGNRPTVLIGKDTRVSGYMLEAALESGFSAAGVDVMLAGPMPTPGVAYLTRALRLSAGVVISASHNPYDDNGIKFFSADGNKLPDDVEHQIEAQLEQPMECAPSERLGKARRLDDAGGRYIEFCKSTFPASFDLRGLKLVVDCAHGAAYDVAPHVFHELGAEVVSIGVSPNGFNINDGVGATAPDALVHAVKEHGADIGIALDGDADRLQIVDSTGRLYNGDELLYVLVKDRIATDGKVEGAVGTLMTNMAVEVALKEAGVQFVRAAVGDRYVLEKLRERGWQLGAEGSGHILSLDRHSTGDGIVSALLVLAALKRSGKTLAELLDGVSLFPQKLINVRMKAGADWKSSEAIRRAVEQAEHSLESRGRVLIRASGTEPVLRVMVEAAAQADAVRHAETIAQVVKDVTS; encoded by the coding sequence ATGGCAAGACGATATTTCGGAACCGACGGCATTCGCGGGCGCGTGGGCGCGGCCCCGATCACGCCGGACTTCGTGCTCAGGCTCGGTTATGCAGCCGGCAAGGTGCTTGCGGGCGGCGACCGTTCGCCGCAAAAGGGCAATCGCCCGACGGTGCTCATCGGCAAGGACACCCGCGTGTCGGGCTACATGCTCGAAGCGGCGCTGGAGTCGGGCTTCTCGGCCGCGGGCGTCGACGTGATGCTCGCCGGCCCGATGCCCACGCCCGGCGTCGCCTATCTGACGCGCGCGCTGCGGTTGTCCGCGGGCGTGGTCATCAGCGCATCGCACAATCCGTACGACGACAACGGCATCAAATTTTTCTCCGCCGACGGCAACAAGCTGCCCGACGACGTCGAACATCAGATCGAAGCGCAGCTCGAGCAGCCGATGGAATGCGCTCCGTCCGAGCGGCTCGGCAAGGCGCGGCGTCTCGACGACGCGGGCGGCCGGTACATCGAATTCTGCAAAAGCACCTTTCCCGCGAGCTTCGACCTGCGTGGTCTGAAGCTGGTAGTCGATTGCGCGCATGGCGCTGCGTATGACGTCGCGCCGCACGTGTTCCACGAGCTGGGCGCCGAAGTGGTGTCCATCGGCGTGTCGCCGAACGGCTTCAATATCAACGACGGCGTGGGCGCGACCGCGCCCGATGCGCTCGTGCACGCGGTCAAGGAACATGGCGCGGATATCGGCATCGCGCTCGATGGCGACGCGGACCGGCTGCAGATAGTCGATTCGACCGGGCGTCTCTACAACGGCGACGAGTTGCTGTACGTGCTCGTGAAGGACCGCATCGCGACGGACGGCAAGGTGGAAGGCGCGGTCGGCACGCTGATGACGAACATGGCGGTCGAAGTCGCGCTGAAGGAAGCGGGCGTGCAGTTCGTCCGCGCCGCGGTCGGCGACCGCTACGTGCTCGAAAAGCTGCGCGAGCGCGGCTGGCAGCTCGGCGCGGAAGGCTCGGGCCACATTCTGTCGCTGGACCGCCACTCCACGGGCGATGGCATTGTCTCGGCGCTCCTCGTGCTCGCGGCGCTCAAGCGCAGCGGCAAGACCCTCGCCGAATTGCTCGACGGCGTAAGCCTGTTCCCGCAGAAGCTGATCAACGTCCGCATGAAAGCGGGCGCGGACTGGAAGAGCAGCGAGGCCATTCGCCGCGCCGTCGAGCAAGCCGAGCATTCCCTCGAATCGCGCGGCCGGGTGTTGATTCGTGCGTCGGGAACCGAGCCGGTTCTGCGTGTGATGGTCGAAGCCGCCGCGCAAGCCGACGCCGTTCGCCACGCGGAAACGATTGCACAGGTCGTGAAGGACGTCACTTCGTAG
- the pstS gene encoding phosphate ABC transporter substrate-binding protein PstS — MKLMHTALAGVIGAMLAISAQAADITGAGSTFAAPIYTKWADAYQKSGGGKVNYQGIGSSGGIKQIIAKTVDFAGSDAPLKDDDLAKDGLFQFPTVVGGVVPVINVPGVKAGELTLSGQVLGDIYLGKIKKWNDPAIAALNPKAKLPDTDIAVVRRADGSGTSFIWTNYLSKVNADWKSKVGEGSTVNWPTGTGGKGNDGVAAFVQRLPGAIGYVEWAYAKQNHMTYVGMKNSAGTVVEPKTDTFKAAAAGADWSKSFYQILTNEPGKDAWPIVGATFVLLHSTQDKAAQGTETLKFFDWAFKNGGQAANDLDYISLPESVVSEIRTQWKAKVKDGSGKPVAE, encoded by the coding sequence ATGAAATTGATGCACACCGCGCTCGCTGGCGTAATTGGCGCAATGCTGGCCATCTCTGCGCAAGCGGCCGATATCACCGGCGCGGGCAGTACCTTCGCAGCTCCGATCTATACCAAATGGGCAGATGCCTATCAAAAAAGCGGCGGCGGCAAGGTCAACTATCAGGGCATCGGCTCGTCGGGTGGCATCAAGCAGATCATCGCGAAGACCGTCGATTTCGCGGGCTCCGACGCTCCGCTGAAAGATGACGACCTCGCGAAAGACGGTCTCTTCCAGTTTCCGACGGTCGTCGGCGGCGTGGTGCCGGTCATCAATGTCCCGGGCGTGAAGGCAGGCGAACTGACGCTGTCGGGCCAGGTGCTCGGCGACATCTATCTCGGCAAGATCAAGAAGTGGAACGACCCGGCTATCGCCGCGCTGAATCCGAAGGCGAAGCTGCCGGATACGGATATCGCCGTGGTGCGCCGCGCGGACGGTTCGGGCACGAGCTTCATCTGGACGAACTATCTGTCGAAGGTCAACGCCGACTGGAAGTCGAAGGTGGGCGAGGGTTCGACGGTCAACTGGCCGACGGGCACAGGCGGCAAGGGCAACGACGGCGTCGCGGCATTCGTGCAGCGTCTGCCGGGCGCCATCGGCTACGTGGAGTGGGCCTACGCGAAGCAGAACCACATGACCTACGTCGGCATGAAGAATTCGGCGGGTACGGTCGTGGAGCCGAAGACGGACACGTTCAAGGCCGCGGCTGCGGGCGCGGACTGGTCGAAGTCGTTCTATCAGATCCTGACGAACGAGCCGGGTAAGGACGCATGGCCGATCGTCGGCGCGACTTTCGTGCTCCTGCATTCGACGCAGGACAAGGCGGCGCAAGGCACCGAAACGCTGAAGTTCTTCGACTGGGCGTTCAAGAACGGCGGCCAGGCTGCGAACGATCTCGACTACATCTCGCTTCCGGAGTCGGTCGTGTCGGAAATCCGCACGCAGTGGAAGGCGAAGGTCAAGGACGGTTCGGGTAAGCCGGTCGCGGAGTAA